CTTCGCGGCGGCCATGGTCAAGATGGGCCGCACCGACGTGCTCCCCGACAGCCTCGGCGAGGTCAGGGCCACCTGCGGCGTTTTTGTTGACTAGCCTTAGGTTCAGACATGCACTTGCACATGACATACACTGGCTGATTGTATGAGGATTTATGTCTCTATACGGTTCTCTGATCTCCAAGCTAATATTATTAACTGAAGATGCAAGACAGTTTCATGAGCTCTTTAGCTCAGgagatcatcacttgtaacttGTACAAATAATCCACGTACTAATATTTATACTGTACAAGATCATGACGAGTCCTGCACTGTTACATCTGGTCGTTTGACCACCTGTTTGGTCAACCACAAATCGGTCACCAAACTGGCCAGAAATAACAAAATAATTCAGCCACAGAGTGCGTCAGCCGTCATGCAAGTTGAACTTGTGTGAGCAAACTTCTGTATGGAGACAACCAAAACTAGATACTACTACTATCCAATGACCGGTGATGCACTAAACGAATAGCTTCAATGCACTACAATTTGCAAGCCAAAATGACTCCTGATAATAAAATCAAGTCAAATCATTTTCCTATTCTAAATTTGCAACTTAAACGTTTTCGCCAGAGTTTGTTCCTAGTAAAATAGGAAAGCTTTGGAAAGAGACACATCCAGTGTACATTGCAGTGAAATTGTTCTTTCATTTGTTCAACTTCGATTCCAGAAATTACACCTATTGTATAATGAAAAACTGTAAGTGAGAACTGAACACCCTTTGCTTTTTAGAGACTACACATGACAAGAACAAAGAACACTTGACACATTGGTGCATACATTGTTATTTTTTACCCCATATATAGATTCCAGATGCTACTACTGTGCTTACTGCTCCAATGGATGCCAAAATTTTCAACTTCGAAGCACCTTTCCTAGGCACAGGTAATTCCATCAAACGTTGTACCTGCACGGAAATTTCATAACTGAAGTGAGCATTACGAAAAAATATATCTGTTCTGACTGTCAATTAACCAACCAAAGTAATCTAAAATAGTAATGAATTTCTAGCTCATAAAAAACATAACACACAAAATGATTTTGTTCAAAAGAAAAAATCTTACCTCAATAGGTTGTTGCCAATTTTTCTTTATGCCAGAAACATGCCCTTTTCCCACAACTGCCACCACTGAAGAATGTTCCCTTGCTACCTTCAATAATTTGGAAGACATATACCTACAACAAAATTCACTAAGTTAAAGCTCAACCATTATTGTAACATTGAGAATAGCAACACAAAATGCTTTACAAAAGTAAAGTAATTTTGAAGGAACTCACATATCACGCTCATGGAGAAGTGTCTCCATCAGACTAGGAAATGCCTTACTCATCTCTTGAATGACAAGTGTTAGCATGTCAACATCATCCATGTCCTTTAACTGAATAAACAAGCATTGGCATTGCAATGTAAATACAGTGAAGTAATTATTCTTGTACATTTAATCTAAAACCAACAAGGTATCATGGTATGTTAAATCTCACAATACTGAACCTGAGGGCATTTAGTGAAACAAGAAGGCAAGATGGTATAAGTGCTCGCTGTAGCAAATGTATTGCCCAAGACAACATACCATTTTATTAAGATCTTCAGGGCTCGGTAAAAATAAGGACTGGAAAACAATGTAGTACAGAAATTTAGCCCTGTGCCACAATGACATTTTCCCCCAAGTTCTCCTCAGAGTGAtcttcaaaagaaaaaagaaaaaagaaaaacatagAATGGCATCAGTTCAGTGCTTATGAAAATTAATTGGTGACCTATCTCCTAGTACCAAGACTTCAATAGAATAAGGACCAATATGACATGCTGAACGTAAATAATATTATGCCAACAATAGCAGCAGTCAAGAGGTACAAGAATTAACATAAGATAACCGCGGGTGATGCTCTAACTTTAGGGCCCGTTCGGTGTCCCTCCGCTCCACGGCTCCGCTCCCGGAGCGGACGGAGCTGCAGTTAAAATTCCTGGAGCGAGCAAACAGGTGCTCCGCAGATCCTAAGATTTTAAGGAGCTGACGGATTACCGAACGGGTCCTTAATCACTTAAAACGGATCCTACTACAGCACAACATCATAACAACTTAACCTTTTGGGTCCACTGTCCATAACCAACCTTCATCAGTTTATGGCACACCACATTAGAAGATTGAAATTAAAAGTTTAAGAACAAGCAAGCAGTATTAACCACCATTCAATCAATCCAAGCAGACAGATGAGATGTGTATTttgtttttcaaaaaataaaaatctatATCAGTAATATGAGTGGAGAAGTTAATGGCACATGAATGAGCAATGTATGTTTAATCCATTTGAATTGTTGGAACAAATTGTCCGTCATTCTATTAGATGCATAGAAAATATAGCAACAATAAAAGTTGATCACATTTATCCATGTGGGAACAAATTGGAATGATCAGTGAACTACTTATCCGTGTAGATCATTTCATGTAATTTGTTGCATCCAGTACCCTTCTGAATGATAAACTCAACCACCTAAGTTCTGTACCTGGACAGGGCGATCTCCAAGGATAACTTTGCCACCATAAGTCATTGCTTCCTCAAATGCCACTCGAAATTCAGCTCCAGGTAACACATCAAGCTGGCTGGCAACCTTGGGTGCCAAAAGCAACATCATATCGGCTACCATGAACACTACTTAAATTAGTACTGACTGCACAGCAAATTCAGTGCATACCTTTGCAAGAAACCAGCTATAGAGAATCCCAAAGGTGTTCATCTTTTTCTTCTTCCACATGTCAATCATTTCGTTCATAGTAGGAACCTATGGGCAAAATCAGATCGAATGATGAAGGAGAAGAAATAATGATACTCTATAATAGAACATGCCAAACTGGAGATGATGTCTGGTACAATCTATATGATCTAATTTCAGTGATACAGATAATAAATGTATATTATAGGTTAAATACATGGCACTTAGATGAAGGATCTGTAAAAACTATAAACCAAGAGAACCACTGTTCATGCATGAACAAGCACAACTATCCAACATTACAATGATATATATAATCCCAACGAAGATGCACCACAAATATGTTTTTATTAAAAGTGCTTGATTGGTGTCCATGAGAATATGCAATGCCATATCAACAGTGTCAAGCCCATTCGGTCAATTAACTTAGATAGGTCAAATTATGAACAACTTCTGTTTTTACCACAATTAACTCAAGTAGGTCAAATTATGAACAACATGTGTTTTTACCAACAAATTCTAAACAAGTATCTTCTGGAGCAAACTTCAGTAGTGTTTTCTTATCCAACTTCATACTCCCTCTgatcctaaatataagacgttttggcagttcaatttaaactgccaaaacgtcttataatTAGAAACGAAGGTAGTATTAGAGATATCCAACATCCAACAGAGAGTTCTTCATTGAGATTAATTTTGTGAACCCCAACGCCATACTAAGTGGCTTTCTTCACCACTTGAGGGAATAACAGATAAAGATTGAAGCACAACCGACTCAAAATTCTTATAGCGCTTTCTGGTAATTTGATTCACACAAGTACAGTAGCTTCAATGTAATGAACCAACAATCATTATAGGATAATATAAGCATTTATTTCCTGCTTTACACATGTTGACTGTTTCATACCTGAAGGTTTTGTGGTGTCAGAATAGAAACCCTGCTGGAACACAGTTCCAAGAAAACAGCCTACAATTCCAAGAAAAAAAAGTGTTCCAAACAAATTAGTTGAAAATCTCCAAAATATCAATTACAAAAGAAAACACTCCAAAACTGGCAGCCAACCTGCCAAATGATCCACCAATTGTTGAAATTACTGAtgataagtaaagagagggagaaacCTGAGGTTTCAGGAAGTTGATGACGGCTTTGACTTGATCACATGATTCCTACAATGAAATCAACAGTCAAGTTATCATTCCAAATTACAAATGTCCTGATGACTGATGTGACATTTTTTTAGCACATGACGCACACTCAAAGCAAAACCACCGGGGCACCAGTACTTATGATTTACTAGCGCACTTGCTCTAGCCCGCACAGAATGGTACTAAGCCCAAAAAACAATGCAACTTGCTTGCCGGGGCTAATTCAGGTACACATCTCTACCTTTTGTGCTTGGACTCTAAATCTTGGATCGACAGAATTTTCTTCGCTTCAAGAGTAAAATTAACCCGAAAATGGAACTGATGTACTCGCGCAGTGGTGTATGAACCCAATACAA
This DNA window, taken from Triticum aestivum cultivar Chinese Spring chromosome 1D, IWGSC CS RefSeq v2.1, whole genome shotgun sequence, encodes the following:
- the LOC123182509 gene encoding traB domain-containing protein; this encodes MIRPPRLLLHRAPFLLRTPQPPRAPPLPARRALTPTLRSFASRRPAPLCLLMDPATPFSDARADAYAEFNGETGVDDPEFADAEAEAGGEDAGFDGPRELPEELARGVVCLECVTSAEAVAAGEGETCRVYVVGTAHVSQESCDQVKAVINFLKPQAVFLELCSSRVSILTPQNLQVPTMNEMIDMWKKKKMNTFGILYSWFLAKVASQLDVLPGAEFRVAFEEAMTYGGKVILGDRPVQITLRRTWGKMSLWHRAKFLYYIVFQSLFLPSPEDLNKMLKDMDDVDMLTLVIQEMSKAFPSLMETLLHERDMYMSSKLLKVAREHSSVVAVVGKGHVSGIKKNWQQPIEVQRLMELPVPRKGASKLKILASIGAVSTVVASGIYIWGKK